One genomic region from Clostridiaceae bacterium encodes:
- the sigK gene encoding RNA polymerase sporulation sigma factor SigK, translating to MICILFSFIFEIIKDVIFLLGYLATPNSFPQPLEPEEESKLLSEFRKGSEEARNILIERNLRLVAHVVKKYSPYGNDSDDLISIGTIGLIKAITTYNYEKGTRLATYAARCIENEILMNIRADKKKQNEVFLQDAIGMDKEGNEITLNDILSYESDSVIDKVEMQIQTKKLYEKMKSVLKKRERIVLELRYGLNNGVEMTQREIAKMLGISRSYVSRIEKKAIKKLTKELKGEISDKL from the coding sequence TTGATATGCATCTTGTTTTCGTTTATTTTTGAAATTATTAAAGATGTAATATTTCTGCTAGGATACCTTGCAACTCCTAATTCATTTCCGCAACCTCTTGAACCGGAAGAAGAAAGCAAGCTACTCAGTGAGTTTAGAAAGGGAAGTGAAGAAGCAAGAAATATACTAATAGAAAGAAATCTTAGGCTTGTAGCTCATGTTGTAAAGAAATACAGCCCTTATGGAAACGATTCAGACGATTTAATCTCCATAGGGACTATCGGTTTAATTAAAGCTATCACCACTTATAATTATGAAAAAGGCACCAGATTAGCTACCTATGCGGCAAGATGTATAGAGAATGAGATACTTATGAATATAAGGGCTGACAAAAAGAAACAAAATGAGGTATTTCTACAGGATGCCATTGGAATGGATAAAGAAGGAAACGAAATAACACTAAACGATATACTTAGCTATGAATCAGACTCTGTAATTGATAAAGTGGAGATGCAGATACAGACTAAAAAACTCTATGAAAAAATGAAATCTGTTCTCAAAAAAAGAGAAAGAATTGTCTTGGAATTAAGATATGGGTTAAATAACGGAGTGGAAATGACCCAGAGGGAGATTGCCAAGATGCTTGGAATTTCAAGATCCTACGTATCAAGAATAGAAAAAAAGGCTATAAAAAAACTAACCAAGGAATTAAAAGGTGAAATATCAGATAAGCTTTAG